The following nucleotide sequence is from Tardiphaga alba.
ACATAGACCAGCGACGTATCCTGAAACAGCACGATGGTCTGGGTGAAGATCACCGGCAGCATGTTGCGGAACGCCTGCGGCAGCGTGACGTAGCGCATCACGCCTCGATAATTGAGACCGATCGCATAGCCGGCCATGACCTGCCCGCGCGGCACCGACTGGATGCCGGCGCGCATGATCTCCGCGAAGTAAGCCGCCTCGAACAGCGTGAAGGTGATGATGGTGGAGGTGTAGGCGCCCACCTGGACCGGCTGATCGGCCTGGATGATCCACTGCCCGATATAGGGCGAGAGGAAGTAGAACAGGAAGATCACCAGCACCAGCGGCAGCGAGCGCATCAGATTGACATAGCTCGCAGCGACGCCGGAGAGCACCGCATTGGACGACAGCCGCATCATCGCGATCAGCGTACCCAGGATCAGGCCGAAGAAGGTCGCGATGGCCGTCAGGGTCAGCGTGAAGACCATGCCCTGGTAGAAGAGGTAGGGAAGGCTGCGCCAGATGACATCGAAATCGAATGTGCTGAACATCTCTTATTTCCCCACATTGAAGCCGGGGATGACCAGCCGCTTCTCGATCATACGCATGCCGATGGTGACGACGGCGCTCAGCAACAGATAGATGCCCGCGGCGGCCGTGAACGCCTCGAACACCTGGAACGAGAATTCCTGCATCGAGCGCGCCTGCGCGGTGAGCTCGAGCACGCCGATGGTCAGCGCCGGCGCGGTGTTCTTGATGGTGTTCAGGAATTCCGACGTCAGCGGCGGGAAGATGATGCGATAGGCGAGCGGCAGCAGGATATAGCGATAGGTCTGCCATGTGGTGAGGCCGATGGCCGTGCCAGCCATCCGCTGGCCTTTCGGCAGCGCATTGATGCCGGCGGTGACCTGGCCTGCGACGCGCGAGGACATGTAGAAGCCGAGCCCGAGCATCGCGGCTATGAAAGGCCCATTGCGCAGCTGCTTGACCCAGGCGCCGAACTCGCCCGGCAACAATTCCGGCACGACGAAGAACCAGATGAACAGCTGCACCAGCAGCGGGATGTTACGGAACAGCTCGATGTAAGCATTGCCGATCATCACCGGCCAGCGCGACGGCAAGGTGCGCATGATGCCGATCACCGAGCCAAGCACGAAAGCGATGATCCAGGCGACGAGTGCCAGCAGGATGGTGACCTGGAGGCCGCTCATCAGGGACGCGAAATAAGTCCCGGTCGCATCCGGCGTCTGATCCCAGAAGATCCCCCAGTTCCAGTTGTAATTCACCCAGCGCCCCCCGATACGCAGTCCGACAAAGCTCTCATGCAATGGCCGGGCCATTGCTTATCTTCCGTCATGCGCGGGCTTGTCCCGTGTATCCACGTCTCTCAATCAGCATCGTAAGACGTAGATGGCCGGGACAAGCCCGGCCATGACGTGAGTTAACAGCAACTAGAGATACGCGTCCGGATCAGCGGAATCCGACGGCTTGGCGAAAGCCTTGGTCTGCTCCGGGCCCATGGGAACGTTGAGGTTCAGGCCCTTCGGCGGAATCTTCTGCGTGAACCACTTCTCATAGATCTTCGCGCCTTCGGGGCTGGTGTAGAGCGCCGCAGTGGCGGCATCGGCCACCTTCTTGAACGCATCGTCGCCCTTGCGCAGCATGATGCCGTAAGGCTCGGGCTTCGAGAACGCGTCCTTCGAGATCGCATAGGCATTCGGATCGCGCGCGCCTGCAGCGAGCGAGGCGAGCAGGATGTCATCCATCACGAAAGCCGCCGCACGGTCGGTCTCAACCATCAGGAAGGCTTCGGCGTGATCCTTTGCCGGAATGATATTGATGCCGAGATTGCGCGCTGCATTCACTTCGGTGAGCTGCTTGATATTGGTGGTGCCCGAGGTCGAGACCACCGACTTGCCCTTCAGGTCGTCGATCTTGTCGAGCTTCGCCGTCTTCTTGGAGACGAAGCGGCTGGCAGTGAGGAAGTGCGTGTTGGTGAAGCCGACCTGCTTCTGGCGATCCACGTTATTGGTGGTGGAGCCACATTCCAGATCGACGGTGCCGTTGGCGATCAGCGGAATGCGCGTCGCGGAGGTGACCGGATTGAGCTTGACCTCGAGCTTGTCGAGCTTGAGCTCCTTCTTCACGGCATCGACGATCTTGTAGCAGATGTCCATGGCGAAGCCGACCGGCTTCTGATTGTCGTCGAGATAGGAGAACGGCACCGAGGAATCACGGAAGCCGATGGTGATGGCGCCGGTGTCCTTGATCTTCTTGAGCGTACCGGTGAGCTCCTGC
It contains:
- a CDS encoding amino acid ABC transporter permease, giving the protein MFSTFDFDVIWRSLPYLFYQGMVFTLTLTAIATFFGLILGTLIAMMRLSSNAVLSGVAASYVNLMRSLPLVLVIFLFYFLSPYIGQWIIQADQPVQVGAYTSTIITFTLFEAAYFAEIMRAGIQSVPRGQVMAGYAIGLNYRGVMRYVTLPQAFRNMLPVIFTQTIVLFQDTSLVYVLSITDFLGAAAKVAQRDGRLTEMYLFAAVVYFAISFTASFFVKRLQKRISIIR
- a CDS encoding amino acid ABC transporter permease, with the protein product MNYNWNWGIFWDQTPDATGTYFASLMSGLQVTILLALVAWIIAFVLGSVIGIMRTLPSRWPVMIGNAYIELFRNIPLLVQLFIWFFVVPELLPGEFGAWVKQLRNGPFIAAMLGLGFYMSSRVAGQVTAGINALPKGQRMAGTAIGLTTWQTYRYILLPLAYRIIFPPLTSEFLNTIKNTAPALTIGVLELTAQARSMQEFSFQVFEAFTAAAGIYLLLSAVVTIGMRMIEKRLVIPGFNVGK
- a CDS encoding amino acid ABC transporter substrate-binding protein, whose amino-acid sequence is MKRLFLLGGMIAAAFATQASAQELTGTLKKIKDTGAITIGFRDSSVPFSYLDDNQKPVGFAMDICYKIVDAVKKELKLDKLEVKLNPVTSATRIPLIANGTVDLECGSTTNNVDRQKQVGFTNTHFLTASRFVSKKTAKLDKIDDLKGKSVVSTSGTTNIKQLTEVNAARNLGINIIPAKDHAEAFLMVETDRAAAFVMDDILLASLAAGARDPNAYAISKDAFSKPEPYGIMLRKGDDAFKKVADAATAALYTSPEGAKIYEKWFTQKIPPKGLNLNVPMGPEQTKAFAKPSDSADPDAYL